One Planktothrix sp. FACHB-1365 genomic window carries:
- a CDS encoding type II toxin-antitoxin system VapC family toxin — protein sequence MTFLLDTHAFLWYLTGDPNLGSKAKEVIDTKTDLYFSIASLWEISIKINIGKLQLNRPFEDLSKELQYLNVQILPITVKDTEFYANLPLHHRDPFDRILVAQAMNHSLILISRDPAFDNYLIQRLWL from the coding sequence ATGACATTTTTGTTAGATACTCATGCCTTTTTGTGGTATTTAACTGGCGATCCTAATCTAGGCAGTAAAGCGAAAGAAGTAATTGATACTAAAACCGATTTGTATTTTAGTATTGCCAGCCTTTGGGAAATATCAATTAAAATTAATATCGGTAAGCTTCAACTCAATCGACCCTTTGAAGATTTATCAAAGGAATTGCAATATCTTAATGTTCAAATTCTACCAATTACAGTTAAAGATACCGAGTTTTATGCAAATCTGCCCCTACATCACCGAGATCCTTTTGATCGCATCCTCGTAGCACAGGCGATGAATCATTCCCTTATTTTAATTAGTCGTGATCCAGCTTTTGATAATTATCTAATTCAGAGGTTGTGGTTATAA
- a CDS encoding RNA-binding protein: MSIYVGNLSYDVTQDDLTSVFAEYGSVKRVQLPKDRETGKVRGFAFVEMETEAEEATAIDELDGAEWMGRSMKVNKAKPRENAGGGNGSFGGGGRSGGGGRGGRRY, from the coding sequence ATGTCTATTTATGTCGGCAATCTTTCTTATGACGTTACCCAAGACGATCTAACCAGCGTGTTTGCAGAATATGGTTCTGTGAAACGGGTTCAGCTTCCTAAAGACCGTGAAACCGGTAAGGTACGTGGCTTTGCTTTTGTAGAAATGGAAACGGAAGCAGAAGAAGCAACCGCCATTGATGAACTCGATGGCGCGGAATGGATGGGGCGGAGCATGAAAGTGAATAAAGCCAAACCCCGTGAAAATGCCGGGGGTGGCAATGGTTCCTTTGGTGGTGGTGGTCGTAGTGGTGGTGGTGGTCGTGGTGGTCGTCGCTACTAA
- a CDS encoding TIGR02921 family PEP-CTERM protein has product MNLTKTLHSLFKVIFWVWNATFLGVVYLWILPFVAIFLVVATFTGEIELEFTLTILALIAVPTICTVIGARYFRQRPVELIRLFYGVEAPLFLFCLVRLFILRELTPASRLVLSTILICVAAFFVELLWGYLGNKQNKTHRFLTGIQLVTHSLMLLVGLYVGIFLFYYAVPLAVILLRQFFSWEWLTFLWQSLTHDFLLSFSIVTILLTGTATLFLGMPSAFVALYIHSGQRIIRKFSTQYGRIRTTQIILGTLTLWIVLFINFLHQPQVLAFQKLETIPKTDQQKQELLAQSQPIRQGLINAYLSAYRYLGAVKDSNSIERIYKDVFNLPQPLLDTIQNSYNQVMSPFLYQGDLDKDSEKAEKLYADFFDTSIQKGERLAIQHALKSTAILDEAKAGLLNINQQKVWLAKQEVTVQEQGDWGEVEIYEVYQNQTNDVEEIFYSFSLPETAVITGLWLGDTNNKATRFPFTVSPRGAAQKVYNSQVKRERPVDPALLEQVGTQHYRLRAFPIPAKSTSWDRNNSSRPTELHLWLTYKVMGQGNQWPLPKVGEKRNIFWTKSTQRIRNQKRIRGFDKNWLEASLPASKASIQSHQVTLEGYKITAQPLTEKDYSLPQGQQFAIILDTSRSMGNHQQELAKTLEWFKTNVLPNNQADLYITATAENQPQLIDDLRQFPVNQKAFYGTLQIKEMLRQFMELKGNKPYDGIILISDEGSYELSEDKTSVPQISIPLWIVHLGSLAPAYEDGTLKMIQTSGGGVSTDISEVMKRIATTEQLTQKLVSSPQPKATVLTVADGYGWLMEKTTEKPTNSQGFEPIVARLLVRGLSQKTSDQQLTELDGIHAIAKTYNIVTPYSSMIVLVNDEQRQALKAAEASADRFNRKIETGKEQLNKPNNPLNNTASVPEPGMVVGLGIIGLFMIVKSQKNNMNP; this is encoded by the coding sequence ATGAATCTAACGAAAACCCTACATTCCCTATTCAAAGTAATTTTTTGGGTTTGGAATGCAACCTTCCTAGGTGTTGTTTATCTTTGGATTTTACCCTTTGTAGCGATTTTCTTAGTGGTAGCAACTTTTACTGGGGAAATTGAACTAGAATTTACCTTAACCATTCTGGCTTTAATTGCAGTTCCCACCATTTGCACTGTTATTGGTGCCCGATATTTCCGCCAACGTCCTGTCGAGTTAATCCGATTATTTTATGGTGTAGAAGCACCGCTATTTCTCTTTTGTCTGGTACGATTATTTATTCTGCGAGAACTCACTCCAGCCAGCCGTTTAGTTTTAAGTACAATTCTGATTTGTGTCGCTGCCTTTTTCGTAGAATTATTATGGGGATATTTAGGAAATAAGCAGAATAAAACTCATCGATTTTTAACAGGAATTCAACTCGTTACCCATAGCTTAATGCTATTAGTCGGGTTATATGTGGGAATTTTTCTTTTCTATTATGCTGTTCCCCTTGCTGTGATTCTCCTGCGCCAGTTCTTTTCATGGGAATGGTTAACTTTTCTTTGGCAGTCTTTAACTCATGATTTCTTATTATCTTTTTCTATCGTGACAATTTTGTTAACAGGAACAGCCACCCTATTTTTAGGAATGCCTTCCGCTTTTGTTGCCCTTTATATTCATTCAGGACAACGAATTATACGCAAGTTTTCCACCCAATATGGTCGTATTCGTACTACCCAAATTATATTAGGAACCCTAACGCTTTGGATAGTTTTATTTATAAATTTTCTCCATCAACCGCAAGTTTTAGCCTTTCAAAAGTTAGAAACAATTCCCAAAACTGATCAACAAAAACAAGAATTATTAGCACAATCTCAACCGATTCGTCAAGGGTTAATTAATGCCTATCTATCCGCCTATCGTTATCTAGGAGCCGTCAAAGATAGTAATTCTATTGAGAGAATATACAAAGATGTTTTTAACCTGCCTCAACCTCTTTTAGATACGATTCAGAATAGTTATAATCAAGTGATGTCCCCCTTTCTGTATCAAGGAGATTTAGATAAAGATTCGGAAAAAGCTGAAAAACTCTATGCTGATTTTTTTGATACTTCCATTCAAAAAGGAGAACGCCTTGCCATTCAACACGCGCTCAAATCTACTGCTATTTTAGATGAAGCAAAAGCCGGATTATTGAATATTAATCAGCAGAAAGTTTGGTTAGCAAAACAAGAAGTTACGGTTCAAGAACAGGGGGACTGGGGAGAGGTAGAAATCTATGAAGTGTATCAAAATCAAACCAACGATGTAGAAGAAATTTTTTACTCCTTTTCCTTACCCGAAACAGCCGTAATTACAGGTCTTTGGTTAGGAGATACGAATAATAAAGCGACTCGTTTTCCCTTTACCGTTTCTCCCAGAGGTGCGGCTCAAAAAGTGTATAATTCCCAAGTAAAACGGGAACGTCCTGTTGACCCAGCATTATTAGAACAAGTCGGAACTCAACATTATCGACTGCGCGCTTTTCCTATTCCGGCTAAATCAACTTCTTGGGATAGAAATAATTCCAGTCGTCCGACAGAATTGCATCTTTGGTTAACCTATAAAGTCATGGGTCAAGGAAATCAATGGCCCTTACCTAAAGTGGGTGAAAAACGCAATATTTTCTGGACAAAAAGCACCCAACGCATTCGCAATCAAAAAAGAATTAGAGGGTTTGACAAGAATTGGTTAGAGGCGAGTTTACCCGCTTCTAAAGCATCAATTCAATCCCATCAAGTTACTTTAGAAGGCTACAAAATTACCGCTCAACCTTTAACTGAAAAAGATTATAGTTTACCCCAAGGTCAACAATTTGCAATTATTCTCGATACCTCTCGAAGTATGGGAAACCATCAACAGGAATTAGCTAAAACCTTAGAGTGGTTTAAAACTAATGTTCTTCCCAATAATCAAGCGGATTTATATATAACCGCAACGGCAGAAAATCAACCTCAATTAATTGATGATTTGCGTCAGTTTCCGGTGAATCAAAAAGCCTTTTATGGAACCCTGCAAATTAAGGAAATGTTACGTCAATTTATGGAATTAAAGGGAAATAAACCCTATGACGGGATTATATTAATTAGCGATGAAGGAAGTTATGAATTATCAGAAGATAAAACAAGCGTTCCTCAGATTTCTATTCCCCTGTGGATTGTCCATTTAGGTTCCCTTGCTCCTGCTTATGAAGATGGAACATTAAAGATGATTCAAACCAGTGGCGGGGGGGTTTCTACTGATATTTCTGAGGTGATGAAACGGATCGCAACCACTGAACAATTAACCCAGAAATTAGTCAGTTCACCCCAACCCAAAGCGACGGTTTTAACGGTAGCAGATGGTTATGGGTGGTTAATGGAAAAAACGACAGAAAAACCCACAAATTCTCAGGGGTTTGAACCTATTGTTGCACGATTATTAGTTCGGGGATTAAGTCAGAAAACCTCGGATCAACAATTAACAGAATTAGATGGGATTCATGCGATCGCCAAAACCTATAATATTGTCACCCCTTATTCTTCAATGATTGTTTTAGTTAATGATGAACAACGTCAAGCTTTGAAAGCCGCAGAAGCTTCTGCTGATCGATTTAATCGCAAAATTGAAACGGGAAAAGAACAGTTAAATAAACCCAATAATCCCTTAAATAATACGGCTAGTGTTCCTGAACCGGGAATGGTCGTTGGCTTAGGAATCATTGGGTTATTTATGATTGTTAAATCTCAAAAAAATAATATGAACCCTTAA
- a CDS encoding type II toxin-antitoxin system VapC family toxin has translation MFLLDTNHCSYAILGNTQVLDRLANLADESIATCTIVKGELIDMAARSQQRQANLALVQRFLIGIYIYPIDETTAEIYGNLKAAVFDRYAPQERSQRRRTNITQLGIGENDLWIAAVTLQHQLTLVTTDKDFQRIQAVQPFNLESWI, from the coding sequence ATGTTTCTGCTCGACACAAATCACTGTAGTTACGCTATACTCGGCAACACTCAAGTGCTTGATCGCCTTGCCAATCTTGCGGATGAGTCAATCGCAACTTGCACAATTGTCAAGGGGGAATTGATTGACATGGCGGCTCGATCTCAACAACGACAGGCTAATCTTGCCCTAGTTCAACGTTTCTTGATTGGAATATACATCTACCCCATCGACGAAACCACCGCCGAAATTTACGGCAACCTCAAAGCAGCAGTCTTTGATCGCTATGCCCCACAAGAGCGATCCCAACGCCGTAGAACCAACATAACTCAATTAGGCATCGGTGAAAATGATTTGTGGATTGCCGCTGTTACACTTCAACATCAACTTACTCTAGTAACAACTGATAAAGACTTTCAGCGTATTCAAGCAGTACAGCCATTTAACTTGGAATCTTGGATCTGA
- a CDS encoding DUF2281 domain-containing protein: MTIDIEIFQTVVKMPESLKKEILDYAQYLLEKHAKSESSQEKLEEFQGYGSWVGQIFMSDDFDQPLEDLKEYM, translated from the coding sequence ATGACTATTGATATAGAGATTTTTCAAACCGTCGTCAAGATGCCAGAATCTTTAAAAAAAGAGATATTGGATTATGCACAATATCTACTTGAGAAACACGCCAAAAGTGAATCATCTCAAGAAAAACTTGAAGAATTTCAGGGTTATGGAAGTTGGGTTGGTCAGATCTTTATGTCTGATGATTTCGATCAACCACTTGAAGATCTAAAGGAATATATGTAA
- a CDS encoding AbrB/MazE/SpoVT family DNA-binding domain-containing protein: MKTQLNQEGQITIPPEIRERLELKQGDEFLLIVTGNEIRLQPIQRKCLSEFRGILPATQPYPGKTTIRQTVAQSLAQKSNQS; this comes from the coding sequence ATGAAAACACAACTTAATCAAGAGGGACAGATTACTATACCTCCTGAAATTCGTGAGCGTTTAGAACTGAAACAGGGAGATGAATTCCTATTAATTGTTACCGGAAATGAAATTAGGTTACAACCGATTCAAAGAAAATGCCTGAGTGAATTTCGAGGAATTTTACCAGCTACTCAACCTTATCCGGGTAAAACAACTATACGCCAAACAGTAGCTCAATCTTTAGCTCAGAAATCTAATCAGTCATAA
- a CDS encoding PIN domain-containing protein has translation MISNYWVDANILLRFITNDPLDLAERSARFLQKAEQGEITLKVSSLVVAEVVWVLISFYGYSRQQVADVLIGLLTSEGITLESSEQVIAALDSMATANVDFVDAYLAEVARKENESVASFDRDFKRLDIRYIEPD, from the coding sequence ATGATAAGTAATTATTGGGTAGATGCCAATATTTTATTAAGGTTCATTACCAATGATCCCCTTGATCTTGCTGAACGATCTGCTAGATTTTTACAGAAAGCTGAACAAGGGGAAATTACACTCAAGGTATCTTCACTTGTTGTGGCTGAAGTGGTTTGGGTATTAATTTCTTTTTATGGTTATTCTCGACAACAAGTTGCAGATGTTTTGATAGGTTTGTTAACATCAGAGGGTATTACTCTTGAATCTAGTGAGCAAGTAATAGCAGCCCTTGATAGTATGGCGACAGCAAATGTTGATTTTGTTGATGCTTATCTTGCAGAAGTGGCTCGTAAAGAAAATGAGTCTGTTGCTTCTTTTGATCGAGATTTCAAACGTTTAGATATACGTTATATAGAGCCTGATTAA
- a CDS encoding type II toxin-antitoxin system Phd/YefM family antitoxin, translated as MTQITTTELPQTFQTLLIEVERTKTPLTVIHKGKPLVIIYPANSQHSRPAFGAMKGSGKILGDLIISVAEPWEVLE; from the coding sequence ATGACACAAATTACCACGACTGAATTACCTCAAACCTTCCAAACTCTATTAATAGAGGTCGAACGTACCAAAACCCCCCTAACTGTTATTCATAAAGGAAAACCATTAGTAATTATCTATCCTGCCAACAGCCAACATTCACGCCCCGCTTTTGGGGCTATGAAAGGAAGTGGTAAAATATTAGGAGATTTAATCATTTCTGTTGCCGAACCTTGGGAGGTTTTAGAGTGA